In the genome of Paenibacillus pabuli, one region contains:
- a CDS encoding glycosyl hydrolase, whose translation MKITNIDELQQQFQNPEATYRPQPFWFLNHSFTRHELANQIQSMHEAGVGGVVLHARHGMQAAYLSEEFMDTLDFCTKECQKRDMVVWLYDEDNWPSGTLGGKLTRQHPEYRMSYLRIEERKYLQEAQQETLSLDFASYANNELIAILAYPAIQKDGEWLIYDQPEDITSLYGEEWKPGTEDDYIILACWSCEIAEGITFAKGYYLDTLNPEAVQAFIQSAYEPFKQFQPHFGATIQGVFTDEPGLMIHDGFFGVEAIRTSVQDVNASLPGMVFAWTHGMAERYQQENGYDLIPRLGALLYGMADGSRSARQDYYDTITRWYVEGYHAAIRTWCASNGLLYIGHTLEEPVWGQARSQGNQTRVLQQFDYAGLDYLTHGIGTKENPHRIVSVKTAASVAQLNGKKRVICESFGASGHAYSMRQRRLDANFMAFLGVNLFIPHAFYYSLAGYRKTDFPPTEFMHAPHWPHYRAFSDYLGRLSVLGAFTKRAPEVLLLSPIHTVYEQMFLSGESNQHPTADQLFSLLSDRMLRSSIDYDYVDECQLREAKNTHAGGYQFDGELNVYSILILPEITVMSRDIAKQLVTFVNRGGTLIAVGAIPCHSETQRNDPEVLKHMNVLFGSNPQHGKLQPVGKGDSLFYSMNNTAHEDEGEEEETDEDRHYNDTLMKFCVLLRELMISQPDIGWKQVEGHAEDLISVERKFKDHVHIWLMNWSEQPVTIQLHQNVKKERMKEKMGQQMEEWNLENGSINPLRHDAVLTFVPGELRVLSVRLDHVPDPLHTDDKNIFIPQEQMNFKVQDANDLLILGDHWHFQTIEWNVLVLDQWQVTLNDRQSRMNATMPGQVNTYRTTFVVTEEWIELMKLRKDADQSNEFGNEQSFKIELILDDVEQNIPSHIGFLQRRRNVEIFVNGSRMEALGPSRWQDIHYAGVDITKYLVKGENELEVLTVSLLEPMPAISFPAYLIGSFAIENQNQNTLTVERKQLTGIWNVDGYPFYSGAGAYSQQVDLSNVSLNPASEIWLEAEDIRETACLYVNGKQAGIRLWPPYHWNVTSYMVRGNNVIDIQVANTLENVYGKLSLPSGVNGSVKLVSKILK comes from the coding sequence ATGAAAATCACAAACATTGATGAATTGCAACAGCAATTCCAGAATCCTGAGGCAACCTATCGCCCACAGCCCTTCTGGTTTCTGAACCACAGTTTTACCAGGCATGAGCTCGCAAACCAGATTCAATCCATGCATGAAGCGGGTGTTGGCGGCGTTGTATTGCATGCGCGTCATGGGATGCAGGCCGCTTACCTGTCAGAGGAATTCATGGATACGCTGGATTTTTGTACTAAGGAGTGCCAGAAGCGCGATATGGTGGTCTGGCTGTATGATGAGGACAATTGGCCGAGCGGAACACTGGGTGGCAAGCTGACGAGGCAGCATCCCGAATATCGGATGAGTTACTTAAGGATTGAGGAACGAAAATATTTACAGGAAGCACAGCAGGAAACGTTATCTCTCGATTTTGCCTCCTATGCTAATAATGAACTCATCGCAATTCTCGCCTATCCTGCCATCCAGAAGGATGGGGAATGGCTGATATATGATCAACCCGAAGATATCACATCGTTATATGGGGAGGAATGGAAACCTGGTACGGAGGATGATTATATCATTCTCGCCTGTTGGTCCTGTGAAATTGCCGAAGGGATCACGTTTGCAAAAGGCTATTACCTAGACACCTTGAATCCGGAAGCCGTGCAGGCTTTCATTCAATCGGCATATGAGCCGTTTAAGCAATTTCAGCCTCATTTCGGTGCGACCATTCAAGGTGTATTCACGGATGAGCCGGGGCTCATGATCCATGACGGTTTTTTTGGAGTTGAAGCCATCCGAACGTCGGTTCAAGATGTGAATGCATCTCTGCCCGGAATGGTGTTTGCATGGACACACGGGATGGCTGAGCGCTATCAGCAGGAGAACGGATATGATCTGATTCCAAGATTAGGTGCGCTGTTATATGGTATGGCCGATGGCAGCAGATCTGCGAGGCAGGATTATTATGATACGATTACCCGTTGGTATGTCGAAGGGTATCATGCAGCCATTCGCACGTGGTGTGCATCAAACGGCTTGCTGTACATCGGCCATACGCTGGAGGAGCCCGTCTGGGGGCAGGCCCGGTCGCAGGGGAATCAAACCCGCGTATTGCAGCAGTTCGATTATGCAGGTTTAGACTACCTGACACATGGGATCGGCACGAAGGAGAATCCGCATCGTATCGTTTCCGTAAAGACCGCAGCGTCTGTCGCTCAGTTGAACGGGAAAAAGAGAGTCATCTGCGAGTCCTTTGGTGCAAGTGGTCATGCCTATTCCATGCGACAAAGGCGGCTTGATGCCAATTTCATGGCATTTCTGGGTGTTAATCTGTTTATCCCGCATGCATTCTATTATTCACTTGCAGGGTATCGGAAAACGGACTTCCCGCCTACCGAATTCATGCATGCTCCGCACTGGCCACACTATCGGGCTTTTTCCGATTATCTTGGTCGGTTGAGTGTATTGGGCGCTTTCACAAAGCGTGCTCCTGAGGTACTTCTGTTATCACCTATCCACACGGTATATGAGCAGATGTTCTTATCCGGTGAATCGAACCAGCATCCCACTGCGGATCAATTGTTTTCGTTATTATCAGACCGCATGCTGCGCAGCTCCATTGATTACGATTATGTGGATGAGTGTCAGCTCAGAGAGGCGAAGAATACTCACGCTGGAGGATATCAATTTGACGGTGAACTAAACGTATATTCGATTTTGATTTTGCCGGAAATTACGGTCATGTCCAGAGATATCGCCAAACAGCTTGTTACCTTTGTAAACCGTGGTGGAACGCTTATTGCAGTTGGGGCAATTCCTTGTCATAGCGAGACACAGCGTAATGATCCGGAAGTACTGAAGCATATGAATGTACTATTTGGCTCCAATCCTCAACATGGGAAATTACAACCGGTCGGCAAAGGGGACAGCCTGTTCTATTCCATGAACAATACAGCTCATGAAGATGAGGGAGAGGAAGAAGAAACGGACGAGGACCGACATTATAATGATACGCTCATGAAGTTTTGTGTTCTTTTAAGAGAGTTAATGATCTCCCAACCGGACATCGGCTGGAAACAGGTAGAAGGCCATGCGGAGGATCTAATTAGTGTTGAACGCAAATTCAAAGATCATGTGCATATATGGCTGATGAACTGGTCAGAGCAACCCGTGACCATTCAACTCCATCAGAACGTTAAGAAAGAACGCATGAAAGAAAAGATGGGACAACAGATGGAAGAATGGAACTTGGAAAACGGGAGTATAAACCCGTTGCGTCATGATGCTGTTCTGACATTTGTACCGGGAGAGCTTCGGGTTTTATCGGTCAGGCTGGATCATGTACCTGATCCGCTTCACACTGATGATAAGAATATCTTCATACCGCAAGAGCAAATGAATTTTAAAGTTCAAGATGCCAATGATCTGTTGATTTTAGGTGATCATTGGCATTTCCAGACCATCGAATGGAATGTACTCGTGTTGGATCAGTGGCAGGTAACCTTGAATGACCGCCAGTCGAGAATGAATGCAACAATGCCAGGTCAAGTCAATACGTACCGTACAACATTTGTTGTGACAGAGGAATGGATCGAGCTTATGAAATTACGGAAAGATGCAGATCAATCAAACGAATTTGGGAATGAGCAGAGCTTCAAGATTGAGCTGATCCTCGACGATGTGGAACAAAACATTCCATCCCATATTGGTTTCCTGCAACGCAGACGTAATGTTGAAATCTTTGTTAATGGATCACGGATGGAAGCACTAGGGCCTTCACGGTGGCAAGATATTCATTACGCTGGGGTGGACATCACCAAATATCTGGTGAAAGGCGAAAATGAGCTTGAAGTTCTTACGGTTTCATTGCTGGAACCTATGCCAGCCATTTCTTTTCCTGCTTATCTGATTGGTTCATTTGCGATAGAAAATCAAAATCAGAATACATTAACCGTGGAACGGAAACAACTGACCGGGATTTGGAATGTTGATGGTTATCCTTTTTATTCGGGAGCAGGAGCGTACTCTCAGCAAGTGGACTTGTCTAATGTTAGCTTGAATCCGGCAAGTGAAATTTGGCTGGAAGCTGAAGATATTAGAGAGACCGCATGTTTGTATGTAAATGGGAAGCAGGCAGGCATCCGGTTGTGGCCACCCTACCATTGGAACGTCACGTCTTATATGGTGCGAGGAAACAACGTAATCGACATTCAGGTGGCCAATACACTAGAGAATGTATACGGAAAGTTATCACTACCATCGGGCGTGAACGGTTCGGTAAAACTGGTATCCAAAATACTAAAATAG